CGCAGTCGCTATCGAAACTGGACGCAATGAGCAGTCCGTTCGCGCTGACGGCTCAGATCAGTATCAACCGTTTACGAAACGCAGTCGATCTCCCTCAGTCCGCACAGCCGTCGCCGACCTCGAGTCGCTCGCAGGCGTCCCGTTCGGGGTCGAAACAGTCGGGACACTCGCCGGGCCGGTCGATGATCGTGTCGAGGCGCTCCGCGACGGTGTCGTCGATGACGCTCTCTAAGGCGCGGGCCTCGTCCTGGTACTCCTCGACTTCGAGGACGTTCGCGAGAAAACGCTCGATGATGCAGTAGGTCTGGAGGGCGTCGTGGGCGCGCCCGAGTCCCTCGTCGGTCAGACTCGCACCCTTGTACTTCTCGTGGTCGACGAGTCCCCGGTCCTCGAGTTTGCCGATCATCTCGTTGACGCTGGCCGGACTGACCTCGAGCAAGTCCGCGAGCGTGCCGGTCGATGCGGGGCCGTCCTCGATACGTTGAGCCAGATAGATCGCCTTGAGATATTGGTCTGCAGTGTTCATTGCATCCCTCCGTCAGTACCGCTCGGTGTCGCGTCGGTTCCTCGCCGGCGTCCCCGCGTCCGGGACTCGATGCGCGGTGACGGCGTTCGATCTGCGGGGGACCGTACTGCCGCCGTCCCGATCATGCTCTGTGCTCCATGATCTCGGTCACTTCTTCGACGCCCTCTTTCTCCTCCTCGCGGATCTCGTAGAGGGTCTCGAGGAGGCGCTCGCGGTCGATAGCGAACTCGCCATCGGAGGCCTCGATCGCGTCGATCAGGTCGTCGTAGAACTTGTAGGCCGTTTCCTCGTTGGCCAGTTGGTCGTAGAGGACGCCGTCGGTGTCCTCCGGCGGTCCGTACTGGGCGTCGACCAACGCGTTGATTTCCTCGTACGCGACGGTGTCGGCCTCGAGATCGTCGATCAGCGCCTCGAGTCGCTCGCGGTGGTCGGCCGACTCGTCGGCGGCCTCCTCGAGCAACTCCCGCACCTCCTCGTCGATCGCCGCTCGCTCTTCGGGGGGCAGCGAGTCGAGGTGGTGGGCGGCGCGTGACTCGACGACCTCCTCCAGGACGACCCCGATCTGCAGCAATCGGGTCAGCTGGTGGTCGCTCGAGACGCGCTGTCCCAGACTCATATCAGGTCGTCCGGGCCACTGATACTTAACCCTCCCTACTCGGGCGGTTCGATATCGGCTCCGTCGGTCGACGGGTAAACGATCGCCCGCGTGCAGTCGACTGGATGGTCGCAAACGACGATAGGTTTCGGTATCCTCTGGAACACCTTTCACGAAAATGATCGGAAACCTCATCGCGGTCGTCGTCTTCCTCGGACTCGGTTATCTCGCTGCTCGCCGGTATCGGGACGACGACGAACGGCTCAACAGCGAGTGGCTTCGCTGAGCGATCCGTTCAGCCGCGATACCGCCAGACGCGCGTCCCCTCGCCGCCGTCGACGGCGTCGACCTGTTTGAGTCCCGCCTTGATACAGCGCCACCAGCCGTCGCTCGTGTCGTAGCCGGCCGGACACTCCTCGTAGAGCGCGTCGACGAAATCGGAGCGACGCGCCTCGTCCTCGTCTCGCAAGTAGGCCAGCGCCCGCCCGACGGCGCGGCGGCGCTTCTCGATCGTCTCCGCGGATCGGCCCGGAATCGAGAGTTCGTCGAGCTCGGTGATATCCTCGCCGGGTCGGACGCCGTCGCCGGCCAGCTGGGTCGAGGACGTGTACTCGAGGCCGGTCTGGACGTCCCGGTTCAGGCGCTTGCGCGTGGTCGCGACCGCGCGCCGGGAGAGTTCGTCGAGTCGCTCGGTCTCGACGGAGCCGAGCACGCCGGCGTCCTCGTGGACGGGGTCCTCGCGAATGCGCGCGACGCGCTCTGGTGACAGGCCGGAGGGGTTCTCTCCGGTTGACTCAGTTTCGGTTGTCTCGCTTGCGGTCGGACTCGGGTCTCCCTCACCGTCCGCTGGCTCCGCTCGAGTCGTCGAGTCCGTCGATTCGGTCGCGACGCTCGAGTCTGGGCTCTGCCGAACCGTTCGGGGCGAACCGTGGACTTCGAGTACCGGTTCGCGGTTCACCGGCGTCCCCTCGGTCCGTCGGTCTCGCTCGTCGCCCTCGGTCTCGCTCCCCTCGAGTGTCCGTTCGACGCTCTCGTCAGCAGTCTCGGCCGCTGAGTCGTCGGCCGCTCGCGGCTCGCCGTCCGCGCGGTCGCTCTCGACCGCCTGCGCGAGCGTCGCCACCCGCTCCTCGAGGCGGGCGATGCGCTCGCGGTGGTCTGTCAGGAGGCGGTCCCGTTTCCGATCGCGGTCAGGCCCCGCTCCGGCGTCGATCGAGCCGCGGTGTTCGACGATCCACCGGACGTACGCCTGTCGACTCTCGAAGCCGAACAGTTCCCGCTCGGCCTCGAGCGCGTCGACGGTCTCGTCCTCGAGTTCGATGGAGAGGGCCTGCATCGTCCCCGGATTGCCGATCATCGTATAAAAGTGCTCGTCAGACGCCACGAGGACGGTCGCATCGCTGGAGCACGGAAGCGGCTCGAAGCGAGAGCAGAACGAAAGCGAAAGAACGCAGAAGTCGCGCTATCGCCCAGCCGTTAGTCGCGCTGGCGAAGTCGCGCGCCGATCAGGTCCTCGAGATCGTCGCGGAGTTCGTCGACGTCGATCTCCTCGAGGACGGGCACGAAGAAGCCCTCGACGAGCATGTTCCGGGCCGCGCGGGGGTCGACACCGCGGGAGGTCATGTAGAACAGGTCCTCCCGGTCGATCTGGCCGACCGTCGCGGAGTGGCTGGCCTCGGTGTCGTGGTTGTTGATGATCAGCTTCGGGGAGGCGTCGGCCTCGCTCTCGTCGGAGAGCATCAGCGTGTTCTCGCGCTGGTAAGAGCTGGTGTCCCACGCGTCGGCGCCGACGTCCTGGACGCCCTCGTAGACCGAGCGAGCGACGTCGTCGGTGACGCCGCGGGTGACGAGGTCGGCGGTCGTGTGCTCGGCGCGGTGCCAGACCTTCGCGTCTAAGTCGAAGTGCTGGTCGTTGTGGCCGTAGAAGGCGCCGACGATCTGGGTCTCCGAGGAGTCGCCGCGAAGCTCCGTCGAGACCTCGGTCTTGGTCAGCTGCGTCCCGAGGTTGCCCTCGATCCAGTCGATCGTGGCGTAGGTGTCGGTGACGCCGCGCTTGACGGTGAAGTTGTAGGCCTCCTCCGAGAGGTTCTGGAGGCTGCCGTACTGGACGTAGCTGTTCTCGCCGGCGGCGACTTCGACGACGCCGCTGTAGTACTGCTCCTCGGCTTCCTCGCCGGTCGACTGTCGCTCTAAGATCGTGACCGAGGACGACTCCTCGGTGACGACGAGCGTGTAGTTGAACAGCGAGCGGGAGTTCTGCTCGGTCCGGACGGTCACGTCCTCGGCGTCGACGCCCTCGGGGACGTAGATGACCGTCCCGGTGCTAAACAGCGCCGTCGAGAGCGCCGTCAGGTAGTTCTCCTGGGGATCGACGATGCTGCCGAAGTGCTCCTTGAGGAGCTCCTCGTGTTCCTGGACCGCGTCGGCCCACGAGAGGACGTCGGCCTCGTCGGGACCGATCTGATCCTTGTTCTCGGCCGCGTTCAGCGGGTCCACCAGCGACTCGAAGTCCAGCTCGTGGAGGTCCGTCCACTCCCGTCCCGGCGTCTTGATGACGTCGGGCATGTCGAGGGAGTCGAGGGCCTCGAGGGCCTCGAGACGGGTCTCTAAGAGCCACTCGGGCTCGTCGAGACCGCCGCTGATTTCGCGTACCTGTTCTTCGGTCAGATTGGCGTGTACCTGTGTTCCTGCGCTCATATTATCCGAGGCTCCCCTCCATCTCGAGTTCGATGAGACGGTTGAGTTCGACCGCGTACTCGATCGGCAGTTCCTCCGTGATCGGCTCGATGAAGCCGGCGACGATCATCTTCTTGGCGTCGTCGTCGTCCAGTCCGCGCGACTGGAGGTAGAAGATGTCCTCGTCGCCGATCTTGCCGACGGTCGCCTCGTGGGCGACGTCGACCTTCGACTCCTCGATCTCCATGTACGGCATGGTGTCCGAGGTGGACTCGTTGTCGAACATCAGAGCGTCGCACTCGACGGCGGTCGAGGAGTTCTCGGCGCCGTCGGCGATGTGGACGAGGCCGCGGTAGTTGGTGCGGCCGCCGTCCTTGGAGATCGACTTGGACTCGATGGTCGAACTCGTGTCGGGCGCGTTGTGGTAGACCTTCGCGCCGGTGTCGATGTCCTGGCCCTCGCCCGCGAAGGCGATGGTGATGTGGGTGTCGGTCGCGCCGCGACCCTTGAGGATCGTACACGGGTAGAGCATGGTCGCTTTCGAGCCCATGCTGCCCGAGACCCACTCCATCGTGCCGCCGGCCTCGCAGATGGCGCGCTTGGTGTTCAGGTTGAACGTGTTCTTCGACCAGTTCTGGACGGTCGAGTACTGGACGTGAGCGTCCTCGCCCACGAAGACCTCGACGCCGCCCGAGTGGAGGTTGTGCGTGCCGTACTTCGGGGCCGAACAGCCCTCGATGTAGTGGACCTCGGAGCCTTCCTCGGCGATGATGAGCGTGTGCTCGAACTGGCCCATCCCTTCCGAGTTCATGCGGAAGTAGGCCTGGACGGGCATCTCGACGGTGACGTCTTCGGGGACGTAGACGAACGAGCCGCCCGACCAGACGGCCCCGTGCAGCGCGGCGAACTTGTTGTCGCTCGGCGGCACGCAGGTCGTCATGAAGTGCTCTTTGACGAGCTCGGGGTGCTCCTGGACGGCCTTGTCCATGTTACAGAAGATGACCCCCTTCTCCTCCCACTGCTCTTGCATGTTCTGGTAGACGACTTCGGACTCGTACTGGGCGCCGACGCCCGAGAGGGCGTTCTTCTCGGCTTCCGGGATGCCCAGCTTGTCGAACGTGTCCTTGATGTCGTCGGGCAGCTCCGTCCAGTCGTCGACGCCTTCGCGCTTGTCGACGTCCGGGCGGATGTAGGGGATGATCTCTTCGACGTCCAGTTCGGAGAGGTCCGGCATGCCGGGCCAGTCGGACGGCATCGGCATGTTCTGGTACTGCTCGAGCGCGCGGAGGCGTCGCTCGAGCATCCAGTCGGGCTCGTCCTTGTCTTCGGAGATCATGCGGATGACCTCCTCGGTCAGGCCCTTGTCGGATTTGACCGCGGCGTTCTCGTCTTTCTTGAACTCGAACCGGGCCTCGGTGTCGGTCTCTTTTAGGTGGTCTTGATCGGAACTCATTGGTTGATGTGGTTTGTGGTTACGGCTGTAGCGTTATTACGGTTGTTCTAGTCGAATCCGGTTACGCGGTGCCGTAGACGTCTTCGCGGACCCAGTCGTACCCCTTGTCCTCGAGCTTCTCGGCGAGCTCGGGACCGCCGCTCTTGGCGATCTGGCCGTCGAGCATCACGTGGACGTGATCGGGCTCGACGTAGTCGAGGATGCGCTGGTAGTGGGTGATCTGGAGGATACCGGTGCCCTGCTCGTCGCGCAGGGCGTTGATGCCCTCCGAGACGTCCTGCAGTCGGTCGATGTCGAGCCCGGAGTCGATCTCGTCGAGGACGGCGACCGAGGGCTCGAGGATGGCGGCCTGCAGCACTTCGTTCTGTTTCTTCTCCCCACCGGAGAAGCCGGCGTTGAGGTAGCGCTGGGCGAACTTCTCGTCCATGTCCAGCTGCTCCATCTTCTCCTGGAGGATCTGCTGGAACTCGGCGACGCCGACCTCGCCCTCGTCCGCGGGGCCTTCCATCGGCGAGGACTCGAAGCCTTCGTCCTCCTCGTCTTCGTCTTCGCCGTCCTCGTCCTCGAAG
This portion of the Haloterrigena gelatinilytica genome encodes:
- a CDS encoding metal-dependent transcriptional regulator: MNTADQYLKAIYLAQRIEDGPASTGTLADLLEVSPASVNEMIGKLEDRGLVDHEKYKGASLTDEGLGRAHDALQTYCIIERFLANVLEVEEYQDEARALESVIDDTVAERLDTIIDRPGECPDCFDPERDACERLEVGDGCAD
- a CDS encoding M41 family metallopeptidase, producing MSLGQRVSSDHQLTRLLQIGVVLEEVVESRAAHHLDSLPPEERAAIDEEVRELLEEAADESADHRERLEALIDDLEADTVAYEEINALVDAQYGPPEDTDGVLYDQLANEETAYKFYDDLIDAIEASDGEFAIDRERLLETLYEIREEEKEGVEEVTEIMEHRA
- the sufD gene encoding Fe-S cluster assembly protein SufD; translated protein: MSAGTQVHANLTEEQVREISGGLDEPEWLLETRLEALEALDSLDMPDVIKTPGREWTDLHELDFESLVDPLNAAENKDQIGPDEADVLSWADAVQEHEELLKEHFGSIVDPQENYLTALSTALFSTGTVIYVPEGVDAEDVTVRTEQNSRSLFNYTLVVTEESSSVTILERQSTGEEAEEQYYSGVVEVAAGENSYVQYGSLQNLSEEAYNFTVKRGVTDTYATIDWIEGNLGTQLTKTEVSTELRGDSSETQIVGAFYGHNDQHFDLDAKVWHRAEHTTADLVTRGVTDDVARSVYEGVQDVGADAWDTSSYQRENTLMLSDESEADASPKLIINNHDTEASHSATVGQIDREDLFYMTSRGVDPRAARNMLVEGFFVPVLEEIDVDELRDDLEDLIGARLRQRD
- the sufB gene encoding Fe-S cluster assembly protein SufB, which translates into the protein MSSDQDHLKETDTEARFEFKKDENAAVKSDKGLTEEVIRMISEDKDEPDWMLERRLRALEQYQNMPMPSDWPGMPDLSELDVEEIIPYIRPDVDKREGVDDWTELPDDIKDTFDKLGIPEAEKNALSGVGAQYESEVVYQNMQEQWEEKGVIFCNMDKAVQEHPELVKEHFMTTCVPPSDNKFAALHGAVWSGGSFVYVPEDVTVEMPVQAYFRMNSEGMGQFEHTLIIAEEGSEVHYIEGCSAPKYGTHNLHSGGVEVFVGEDAHVQYSTVQNWSKNTFNLNTKRAICEAGGTMEWVSGSMGSKATMLYPCTILKGRGATDTHITIAFAGEGQDIDTGAKVYHNAPDTSSTIESKSISKDGGRTNYRGLVHIADGAENSSTAVECDALMFDNESTSDTMPYMEIEESKVDVAHEATVGKIGDEDIFYLQSRGLDDDDAKKMIVAGFIEPITEELPIEYAVELNRLIELEMEGSLG
- a CDS encoding ABC transporter ATP-binding protein — its product is MARLELSNLHAEVAEGDEKILEGVDLEVESGEIHALMGPNGSGKSTTAKVIAGHPAYEVTEGEVLLHLEDEEFGEDIEIDEDQRTWNLLDLEPNERAALGIFLGFQYPAEIEGVTMTNFLRTALNAKIEEREELFEDEDGEDEDEEDEGFESSPMEGPADEGEVGVAEFQQILQEKMEQLDMDEKFAQRYLNAGFSGGEKKQNEVLQAAILEPSVAVLDEIDSGLDIDRLQDVSEGINALRDEQGTGILQITHYQRILDYVEPDHVHVMLDGQIAKSGGPELAEKLEDKGYDWVREDVYGTA